Proteins found in one Miscanthus floridulus cultivar M001 chromosome 4, ASM1932011v1, whole genome shotgun sequence genomic segment:
- the LOC136549107 gene encoding uncharacterized protein produces MTSSKAAFSELDDDVTGTVKFGDGSRVVIRGRSTIIFRCQNDKHRALTDVYYIPQLRSSIISIGQLDVRGSEVLIKDGVLRIIDQEQRLLAKVNRSWNRLYLLDLKVEHPICLAAWCMEEPWLWHAWYGHLSFDALGRLEKMVTGLPHIEHVDELCDSCLAGK; encoded by the coding sequence atgacgagctccaaggcagccttctccgagctcgacgacgacgtgaccggcacggtgaagttcggtgacggctcaagggtggtgatccgagggcgcagcaccatcatcttcaggtgccagaacgacaAGCACCGCgcactaacggatgtatattacatcccgcagttgcgttcaagcatcatcagcattggccagctggatgtgcgtggcagcgaggtactgatcaaggatggcgtCCTCAGGATCATAGATCAGGAGCagcggcttcttgccaaggtgaataGGTCCTGGAATcggctgtacctgctcgacctcaaGGTGGAGCATCCCATCTGCTTAGCTGCATGGTGCATggaggagccgtggctgtggcatgcctggtatggacatctcagcttcgacgctcttggtcggctggagaagatggtgactgggctgcctcacatcgagcacgtagatgagctgtgtgacagctgcctggccgggaagtAA